Genomic window (Triticum dicoccoides isolate Atlit2015 ecotype Zavitan unplaced genomic scaffold, WEW_v2.0 scaffold243786, whole genome shotgun sequence):
ACTTCATGGTTTCCTGTCATGTTATCACTAGATACGTATGTTGCAATCAGATTCTGAAAATTATATCCAAGAAAACGACTTTGTAAGATCTAACCTTAAATGTTACATCTCCTCTCTGCACCCAGTGCGTGTCAATGGGTTTGTTTGCAAGAACCCGATGGAAGTTAACGCAGACGACTTCTTCAAGGCAGCCAACCTCGACAAGCCTAGGGTGACCAACAAGGTTGGATCCAACGTCACTTTGATCAACGTCATGCAGATTGCTGGACTCAACACCCTCGGCATCTCAATTGCGCGCATCGACTATGCTCCCTTGGGTCAGAACCCACCACATACGCACCCTCGCGCCACTGAGATCCTCACGGTGCTCGAGGGGACACTATATGTTGGCTTTGTCACATCCAACCAGCCCGCCCCCAACAGAAACAAGTTCCTTTCCAAGATGCTCAACAAAGGTGATGTGTTTGTCTTCCCTGTGGGGCTCATCCACTTCCAATTCAACCCCAACCCCCACCAGCCCGCTATTGCAATTGCCGCGCTCAGCAGCCAGAACCCAGGGGCTATCACAATTGCCAATGCAGTGTTTGGGTCGGACCCACCAATATCATATGATGTTCTTGCCAAGGCATTTCAGGTGGAAAAGAATACAATAGACTATCTCCAGGCTCAATTTTGGGAGAACAACCA
Coding sequences:
- the LOC119345498 gene encoding germin-like protein 8-5, whose protein sequence is MASSSSIFLFAALLALVSWQATASDPSPLQDFCVADLHSPVRVNGFVCKNPMEVNADDFFKAANLDKPRVTNKVGSNVTLINVMQIAGLNTLGISIARIDYAPLGQNPPHTHPRATEILTVLEGTLYVGFVTSNQPAPNRNKFLSKMLNKGDVFVFPVGLIHFQFNPNPHQPAIAIAALSSQNPGAITIANAVFGSDPPISYDVLAKAFQVEKNTIDYLQAQFWENNHN